The Oryza glaberrima chromosome 9, OglaRS2, whole genome shotgun sequence genome includes a window with the following:
- the LOC127785446 gene encoding uncharacterized protein LOC127785446, which translates to MGCCVSRSTAAAAVERRQVVAVDATAAMVMDLDGTMARLEAPVAARVALGGDAYSCFVCGADELDYGAPARAMGDDEALQPGQLYFVLPVSALRRPLSGHDMAALAVKASAALSSIGVPTSSATRRKDDRDGAAASGKRRRTSRVAPLAVVSGIDAHATPLMAKTRKCGRRRACVRRLSVASE; encoded by the coding sequence ATGGGCTGCTGCGTGtcgcgctcgacggcggcggcggcggtggagcggcggcaagtggtggcggtggacgcgacggcggcgatggtgatggACCTGGACGGCACCATGGCGCGGCTCGAGGCGCCCGTGGCGGCGCGGGTGGCGCTGGGCGGCGACGCGTACTCCTGCTTCGTctgcggcgccgacgagctcgactACGGCGCGCCGGCCCGCGCCATGGGCGACGACGAGGCGCTCCAGCCGGGGCAGCTCTACTTCGTGCTCCCCGTCTCCGCGCTCCGCCGGCCGCTGTCCGGCCACGACATGGCCGCGCTCGCCGTCAAGGCCAGCGCGGCGCTCTCCAGCATCGGCGTGCCGACGTCGTCGGCAACGCGGCGCAAGGACGACCGGGACGGCGCCGCGGCcagcggcaagcggcggcggacgtCCCGGGTGGCTCCGCTCGCCGTCGTGAGCGGCATCGATGCGCACGCGACGCCGTTGATGGCGAAGACGAGAAAGTGTGGTCGTCGTCGTGCATGCGTGCGAAGGTTGAGCGTAGCCAGCGAGTGA
- the LOC127785294 gene encoding uncharacterized protein LOC127785294: MGSCVSRSTAAAASAITTTTAAKVVFRDGSMAQFAAPGSTVRDALGGECASSSASTCFVCCSDELRFDAPPRAMAAHDALRPGQLYFVLPVSALRRPLSGQDMAALAVKAIAALGASATAAGSSSGVSSRGKNARPAGKQRPQATARVAPLVAAGADHVYGGYDSQKTVRGDRTARINGGGSIARQRTGLQRLSAISEGDE, encoded by the coding sequence ATGGGTTCTTGCGTCTCGCgctctacggcggcggcggcgtcggcgatcaccaccaccaccgcggccAAGGTTGTGTTCCGGGACGGCTCCATGGCGCAGTTCGCGGCGCCGGGTAGCACGGTGCGGGACGCGCTGGGCGGCGAatgcgcgtcgtcgtcggcgtccaccTGCTTCGTCTGCTGCTCCGACGAGCTCCGCTtcgacgcgccgccgcgcgcgatgGCGGCGCACGACGCGCTCCGGCCGGGCCAGCTCTACTTCGTGCTGCCCGTCTCGGCGCTCCGCCGCCCGCTCTCCGGCCAGGACATGGCCGCGCTCGCCGTCAAGGCCATCGCGGCGCTCGgggcctccgccaccgccgccggcagcagcagcggcgtgtCGTCGCGGGGCAAGAACGCGCGCCCCGCCGGCAAGCAGCGGCCGCAGGCGACGGCTCGAGtggcgccgctcgtcgccgccggcgccgaccacgTGTACGGCGGATACGACTCCCAGAAAACGGTGCGCGGTGATCGGACGGCGAGGATCAACGGAGGTGGTAGCATTGCTCGCCAACGCACAGGATTGCAGAGGTTGAGCGCCATCTCGGAAGGCGATGAGTGA
- the LOC127785374 gene encoding uncharacterized protein LOC127785374, whose protein sequence is MDRASRSGVLSETASFADTPRSIYSSCNLQHLQSQSIRKIHEGALDISPRFSYCKPNASQDKILHRRFSLNLPEHMPGHYSRTVTERNQKAASKSITDLVVEIAALEQEVVRKELHLLSLYRKAFDQYLSESGSVTSEVDQELLKNIDEGALRLKDIKQSAAFNLPTVSDTKSEVSRSPSRHSSLVNFLSASISEYVPKISCKLSEDILSCIAAVYCKLGSVPLQDSEYITSPSPSVSSSSTFSPRNRNDSWSPRYNFDITPSPRQYGYEKENNEQKNIGMIIVPRIRIDADKFDYASKMLETIRSLIQRLEKIDPTKMTHEEQLCFWINIHNALVMHAFLAYGLHDKRMKSTDMILKAAYNVGGQSVNAQIIQNSILGCQSHRPSLWVRALFAPTKRSMAGTARHPYALQHPEPVAHFALSTGAFSDPPVRLYSAKKIHQQLEVARTEFIQANVVARRQALMLPKVLHYYAKDAALELRHVVELVCESISEAQQREIQLCLRRRIDKCVEWLPYKSSFRYVVHRDLAE, encoded by the exons ATGGATAGGGCGTCAAGATCAGGTGTTCTTTCAGAGACGGCTTCTTTCGCCGACACTCCGAGGTCCATCTATTCGTCCTGCAATCTCCAGCATCTTCAGTCACAGAG taTCCGGAAGATACATGAAGGTGCCTTGGATATATCGCCACGATTCTCCTACTGCAAACCT AATGCTAGTCAGGACAAGATACTGCACAGAAGATTCTCACTTAACTTGCCAGAGCATATGCCAGGCCATTACTCCAGGACAGTAACTGAAAGAAATCAAAAGGCTGCTTCAAAG TCCATCACAGATCTAGTCGTGGAGATTGCGGCCCTTGAGCAGGAAGTCGTCCGAAAGGAATTGCATCTGCTATCCCTCTACAGAAAAGCATTTGATCAGTATTTATCGGAGTCTGGCAGTGTTACGAGTGAG GTGGATCAAGAATTGCTGAAAAACATTGACGAGGGTGCCCTTCGTTTGAAAGACATCAAGCAATCTGCAGCCTTCAACTTACCAACAGTCTCAGATACTAAAAGT GAGGTATCAAGATCACCTTCAAGGCATTCCAGCCTTGTTAACTTCTTGAGTGCATCTATTTCTGAATATGTACCCAAGATCTCTTGCAAACTATCAGAAGACATTCTGAGCTGCATAGCTGCTGTCTACTGTAAACTCGGAAGCGTGCCACTGCAAGATAGCGAATACATAACCTCCCCCAGTCCTTCTGTTTCATCTTCAAGTACTTTTTCTCCGAGGAACCGCAATGATAGCTGGAGCCCTCGGTACAACTTCGATATCACCCCGAGCCCTCGCCAATATGGATACGAGAAAGAGAATAATGAACAAAAGAACATAGGCATGATAATTGTCCCAAGGATACGAATAGATGCTGACAAGTTTGATTACGCCTCAAAAATGCTTGAGACTATCAG GTCCCTGATTCAACGGCTTGAAAAAATTGACCCAACAAAGATGACACACGAGGAGCAACTCTGCTTTTGGATTAACATCCACAATGCTTTAGTCATGCAT GCATTTTTGGCCTACGGGCTGCACGATAAACGCATGAAAAGCACGGACATGATTCTGAAG GCTGCGTATAATGTTGGTGGGCAGTCAGTAAACGCTCAAATAATCCAGAACTCAATTCTTGGATGCCAATCCCATCGTCCTTCGCTG TGGGTTCGGGCGCTGTTCGCACCAACGAAGAGATCCATGGCAGGGACAGCCAGGCATCCATATGCCCTTCAGCATCCAGAGCCAGTTGCTCATTTTGCCCTCTCCACTGGAGCATTTTCAGATCCACCT GTGAGGCTGTACAGTGCGAAGAAGATACACCAGCAGCTGGAGGTGGCGAGGACGGAGTTCATCCAGGCGAACGTGGTGGCGAGGAGGCAGGCGCTGATGCTGCCCAAGGTGCTGCACTACTACGCCAAGGACGCAGCGCTGGAGCTGCGGCATGTGGTGGAGCTGGTGTGCGAGAGCATCTCGGAGGCGCAGCAGCGGGAGATCCAGCTCTGCCTCAGGAGGAGGATCGACAAGTGCGTCGAGTGGCTGCCCTACAAGTCCTCCTTCAGATACGTTGTACATAGGGACCTGGCCGAGTAG